One Candidatus Thermoplasmatota archaeon genomic region harbors:
- a CDS encoding archaeal proteasome endopeptidase complex subunit alpha has product MESAESSEALYDGASTIFSPDGRLFQVEYAREAIKKGSTTIGLKYKDGVLLITSRFTPSNLIATDDTDKIAQIDDHIGCAFSGLVADARLLVDLARDESQINKIRYDEQMPIKALVDAICELKHLYTQFDGVRPFGVALMIAGVDNTGKHLFLTDPSGAFLEYKAACEGKGSAKVLQYFNTHYTPEFSLSEAVNFAFDALQKSTKKKIGVENLEIAVVDGRKQFRKLSYAEIQSLIKNN; this is encoded by the coding sequence ATGGAATCTGCAGAATCCTCCGAGGCGCTCTATGACGGAGCCAGCACAATTTTTTCGCCAGATGGCCGGCTGTTCCAAGTTGAATATGCTCGAGAGGCGATAAAAAAAGGATCTACAACAATCGGTTTAAAATATAAAGATGGAGTGCTTTTGATTACGTCCCGATTTACTCCATCAAATCTAATCGCAACAGATGATACTGATAAAATCGCTCAGATCGATGATCATATCGGTTGTGCTTTTTCTGGATTAGTTGCCGATGCACGGTTACTTGTTGATCTCGCACGAGATGAATCACAGATTAACAAAATTCGATACGATGAACAAATGCCGATAAAAGCATTAGTTGATGCTATCTGTGAATTGAAACATCTGTATACCCAATTTGATGGTGTGCGCCCGTTTGGTGTCGCCTTAATGATTGCAGGTGTTGACAATACCGGTAAACATCTTTTTCTAACAGATCCATCAGGTGCTTTTTTAGAATATAAAGCTGCTTGTGAAGGAAAAGGAAGTGCAAAAGTTCTCCAATATTTTAATACCCATTATACACCTGAGTTTTCATTATCTGAAGCTGTAAATTTTGCCTTTGATGCACTTCAGAAAAGTACGAAGAAAAAAATAGGCGTCGAAAATCTTGAAATTGCTGTTGTGGATGGAAGAAAACAATTTCGAAAACTTTCTTATGCAGAAATACAAAGTTTAATCAAAAATAACTGA
- a CDS encoding DUF2179 domain-containing protein: protein MCNIDFLEFYSSDLFKWVILPILIFGARLLDVSLGTLRIIFISRGLKYFAPLIAFIEINIWLLAIGQIIQNLNNIVCSIAYAAGFAIGNFLGILIEEKISIGFVLVRIITKHDATELVDVLRSQNYGVTTHDAEGIKGPVKIIFAVVRRQDLQKIIQEVEKIHPHAFYSVEDVRSVGEAVIPTKQKRLFTLFRKGK, encoded by the coding sequence GTGTGCAATATCGATTTCTTAGAATTTTATTCATCAGATCTTTTTAAATGGGTTATTCTACCGATCCTTATTTTCGGTGCACGTTTATTAGATGTGAGTTTAGGAACACTGAGAATTATTTTCATTTCTCGAGGATTAAAGTATTTTGCTCCATTGATTGCTTTCATTGAGATTAACATCTGGCTTCTTGCCATCGGGCAAATAATTCAAAATTTGAATAATATTGTATGCTCTATTGCGTATGCTGCTGGTTTTGCTATAGGAAATTTCCTTGGTATCTTAATCGAAGAAAAAATTTCAATAGGTTTTGTTCTTGTTCGAATCATAACCAAACATGATGCAACAGAACTCGTTGACGTACTCCGCAGTCAAAACTATGGTGTTACCACCCATGACGCAGAAGGAATAAAAGGCCCGGTTAAAATTATTTTTGCTGTTGTTCGACGACAGGATCTCCAAAAGATCATACAAGAAGTTGAAAAAATACATCCCCATGCATTTTACTCCGTTGAAGATGTCCGGAGCGTCGGAGAAGCGGTAATCCCGACGAAGCAAAAAAGATTATTTACCTTATTTAGAAAAGGGAAATAG
- a CDS encoding YkgJ family cysteine cluster protein, with the protein MLLKSDILKRLHEIYSHIPSTVSCQHCHFCCGPILWFYPEELNIRDYLLNHNMEYIIWTTDEFLHHDMRCPYLKDDRCSIYPVRPFVCRIQGSFPDLPCRFPQKNQLSYETIDILKQEFEQLLKETHSIGIFYGTRKRD; encoded by the coding sequence ATGCTCCTGAAATCTGATATACTTAAAAGATTACATGAGATTTATTCACATATTCCTTCAACGGTCTCCTGTCAGCATTGTCATTTCTGCTGTGGTCCTATACTCTGGTTTTATCCTGAAGAACTCAACATTAGAGACTATCTCCTCAACCATAATATGGAATATATTATCTGGACAACAGATGAATTTCTTCATCATGATATGCGCTGTCCATATCTAAAGGATGATCGATGTAGTATCTATCCTGTCCGACCTTTTGTATGTCGGATTCAAGGCTCCTTTCCTGATCTTCCCTGCCGATTTCCACAGAAAAACCAACTATCGTATGAAACAATCGATATACTCAAGCAAGAATTCGAACAATTACTCAAAGAAACACACAGCATCGGCATCTTTTATGGAACAAGAAAACGTGATTAA